Proteins encoded by one window of Synechococcus sp. WH 7805:
- the ppk2 gene encoding polyphosphate kinase 2 produces MGHKEKGKEKGHDKKKHNGDKLPDTVLERMAGSEHDLDSPSELLEDLLEGRNHKIERLNKKLYEDELEKLQTQLVKMQYWIKDTGYRMIVLFEGRDAAGKGGTIKRLTEPMNPRGCRVVALGTPTERQKTQWYFQRYVEHFPAAGEIVVFDRSWYNRAGVERVMGFATPEQVEQFLDDVPEFERMLVRSGILLLKYWFSVSDTEQEARFQSRIDDPTRRWKLSPMDLEARNRWVDFSQAKDAMFNRTNIPEAPWFTVEADDKRRARLNCLRHVLSKVPWEDMTPPAIELPPRPKQGNYTRPPINEQFFVPNAYPYN; encoded by the coding sequence ATGGGCCATAAAGAGAAGGGGAAGGAAAAGGGTCACGACAAAAAAAAGCACAACGGCGACAAGCTGCCTGACACAGTGTTGGAGAGAATGGCTGGTAGCGAGCACGATCTCGACAGTCCGTCAGAGCTGCTGGAGGACCTGCTGGAAGGTCGGAATCACAAGATCGAAAGGCTGAATAAAAAGCTGTACGAAGACGAACTGGAGAAACTCCAGACCCAGCTTGTGAAAATGCAGTACTGGATCAAGGACACCGGTTACCGGATGATCGTGCTGTTCGAAGGTCGGGATGCGGCTGGAAAAGGCGGCACGATTAAACGCCTTACAGAGCCGATGAATCCAAGGGGCTGTCGTGTTGTCGCTCTTGGAACACCAACCGAACGACAAAAAACACAATGGTATTTCCAGCGCTACGTGGAACATTTCCCCGCAGCCGGTGAAATCGTGGTGTTCGATCGCAGCTGGTACAACCGTGCCGGAGTGGAACGGGTAATGGGCTTCGCGACGCCGGAGCAAGTCGAACAATTCCTTGATGATGTACCCGAATTCGAACGGATGTTGGTGCGCAGCGGCATCCTTCTGCTGAAGTACTGGTTCTCTGTCAGCGACACGGAACAGGAAGCCCGTTTCCAATCGCGGATCGACGACCCCACCAGACGCTGGAAGCTGAGCCCCATGGATCTGGAAGCACGTAATCGTTGGGTGGATTTTTCCCAGGCGAAAGACGCCATGTTCAACCGCACCAACATCCCGGAGGCACCCTGGTTCACCGTTGAAGCCGACGACAAGCGCAGAGCACGCCTCAACTGTCTGCGACATGTGCTGAGCAAAGTTCCCTGGGAAGACATGACTCCTCCAGCCATCGAACTTCCCCCGCGGCCGAAGCAGGGCAACTACACCCGCCCACCCATCAACGAACAGTTCTTCGTGCCGAATGCCTACCCCTACAACTGA
- a CDS encoding ATP-binding protein: MPSTSWQKRISSLLGWGTLALGSSAFCLIVFQALFGRQLEQLQTIQLGRDLALNVRLTELALERYPPHLVAELTGLDLVVTVRPKLSPLTPSTAFKRQAEALQQQLCKRLSHCPMVHPHHSAREDRSVWIELISPLEPIWLRVKVPSMMRWPPEPTLLGLSLVGAGIICGGLFLLVEVEAPLRGLEKALARVGEGGGPDAVPARGAPEVQRLTQRFNAMVQRLAASRQERATMLAGIAHDLRAPITRLQFRLSLPELSPEDRERCAGDLQSLERITGQFLLFAGGGESEASVEVPLEQLLAEVANSHPADELQLDLSPLSLAVKPVALGRAVANLIDNAFAYGSAPVVLRLREVDARCIIEIWDQGEGMPANQWEQALQPFHRLDRSRGQQGHCGLGLAIVSHVARIHGGRLECLRGKLQSQQPPPGRFAIRLSIPIALNDQPSAPMQS; this comes from the coding sequence ATGCCCTCGACGTCCTGGCAGAAGCGCATCAGCTCACTACTTGGATGGGGAACCCTGGCGCTGGGAAGTTCAGCGTTCTGTCTAATCGTCTTCCAAGCCCTATTCGGTCGCCAGTTGGAGCAGCTTCAGACCATTCAGCTCGGACGCGACTTAGCCCTCAACGTCAGACTCACAGAACTGGCCCTGGAACGCTACCCGCCACACCTTGTGGCAGAACTGACAGGACTGGACTTGGTGGTCACAGTGCGCCCCAAACTCTCGCCACTGACTCCATCAACTGCGTTCAAGCGCCAGGCTGAAGCGCTGCAACAACAGCTTTGCAAACGGTTGTCCCACTGCCCCATGGTGCATCCCCATCACTCGGCCCGGGAGGACCGCAGTGTATGGATCGAGTTGATTTCCCCCCTGGAACCCATCTGGTTGAGAGTGAAAGTGCCTTCGATGATGCGATGGCCCCCGGAGCCGACCCTTTTGGGCCTTTCACTGGTGGGAGCGGGCATCATCTGTGGAGGTCTGTTCTTGCTTGTGGAGGTTGAAGCCCCTCTTCGCGGCCTGGAAAAGGCACTTGCCAGAGTCGGGGAAGGGGGCGGTCCTGATGCGGTGCCAGCTCGAGGCGCACCGGAAGTGCAACGCCTGACCCAGCGCTTCAATGCCATGGTTCAGCGGTTAGCAGCCAGTCGGCAGGAGCGGGCAACCATGCTGGCTGGGATTGCCCACGATCTACGGGCACCGATTACACGCCTTCAGTTCCGGCTCTCCTTACCTGAACTCTCCCCGGAAGACCGGGAACGTTGCGCCGGAGATCTCCAGTCCCTCGAGCGGATCACAGGACAGTTTCTGCTGTTTGCAGGAGGAGGTGAAAGTGAAGCTTCGGTCGAGGTCCCACTCGAGCAGTTGTTGGCAGAAGTCGCCAATAGTCATCCCGCTGACGAACTCCAGCTGGATCTGTCGCCTCTGTCTTTGGCGGTGAAACCGGTGGCCTTGGGCCGGGCGGTTGCCAATCTGATTGACAATGCCTTTGCTTACGGTTCGGCACCAGTCGTTCTACGACTACGTGAGGTCGACGCACGGTGCATCATCGAGATCTGGGATCAGGGTGAAGGAATGCCCGCAAACCAATGGGAACAGGCGCTTCAGCCCTTTCACCGCCTCGATCGTTCCAGAGGGCAGCAGGGTCACTGCGGGCTTGGGCTGGCGATTGTGTCCCATGTGGCGAGGATTCATGGTGGACGTCTGGAATGTTTGCGAGGAAAACTTCAATCCCAACAACCCCCTCCGGGGCGATTTGCCATCCGCCTCAGCATCCCGATTGCTTTGAACGATCAGCCCTCTGCACCGATGCAAAGCTGA
- a CDS encoding ArsJ-associated glyceraldehyde-3-phosphate dehydrogenase, translating to MRIGINGFGRIGRLVFRALWGRPGIELVHVNDPAGDAATAAHLLEFDSVHGRWDRAISSSAEGFTVEGALLTWSSEKDPTAVPWSERGVEMVLEASGKIKTPETLNPYFERVGLKRVVVACPVKGVVAGAEALNIVYGINHHLYEPDRNRLVTAASCTTNCLAPVVKVVHESFGIEHGMITTIHDITNTQVPIDAFKSDLRRARSGLTSLIPTTTGSAKAIAMIFPELKGKLNGHAVRVPLLNGSLTDAVFELKHSVTVEEVNAAFKAAAEGQLKGILGYEERPLVSCDYTNDNRSSIIDALSTMVVDGTQLKVFAWYDNEWGYSSRMADLTCHVVESEA from the coding sequence ATGCGGATCGGCATCAATGGCTTCGGGCGCATCGGTCGCCTTGTGTTCAGAGCGCTGTGGGGGCGACCCGGCATCGAACTGGTTCACGTCAATGACCCCGCCGGTGATGCCGCAACCGCCGCTCATCTTCTGGAGTTTGACTCGGTCCATGGCCGCTGGGATCGCGCGATCAGCAGTAGCGCTGAGGGATTCACCGTGGAGGGGGCCCTTCTGACATGGTCGAGTGAGAAAGATCCCACCGCTGTGCCTTGGTCTGAGCGCGGGGTGGAGATGGTGCTGGAGGCCAGCGGCAAGATCAAAACGCCAGAGACCCTCAACCCCTATTTCGAGCGGGTAGGGCTGAAACGTGTTGTTGTGGCTTGCCCTGTGAAGGGTGTCGTTGCCGGTGCGGAAGCTCTCAACATTGTTTACGGCATCAACCATCACCTTTACGAGCCCGATCGGAACCGGTTGGTGACCGCGGCCTCCTGCACCACCAACTGCCTGGCGCCTGTGGTGAAGGTGGTGCATGAGAGCTTCGGCATTGAGCACGGAATGATCACCACCATTCACGACATCACCAACACCCAGGTGCCGATCGATGCCTTCAAGAGTGATCTGCGACGGGCCCGCTCTGGCCTCACCTCACTGATCCCCACCACGACCGGATCGGCCAAGGCGATCGCGATGATCTTCCCTGAGCTCAAGGGCAAGCTCAATGGTCATGCGGTCCGTGTACCGCTGCTCAATGGTTCCCTCACCGATGCCGTGTTCGAGCTCAAGCACAGCGTCACGGTTGAAGAGGTGAATGCAGCGTTCAAGGCTGCTGCGGAAGGTCAACTCAAGGGGATCCTGGGTTACGAGGAGCGCCCTTTGGTGTCTTGTGATTACACCAACGACAATCGCAGTTCGATCATTGATGCGCTGTCCACGATGGTTGTTGATGGCACTCAGTTGAAAGTGTTCGCTTGGTATGACAACGAATGGGGTTACAGCTCGAGAATGGCTGATCTCACTTGCCATGTTGTGGAGAGTGAGGCATGA
- the arsJ gene encoding organoarsenical effux MFS transporter ArsJ — protein sequence MKLSALQQYGIVTANYWAFTLTDGALRMLVVFHFHELGYSTLEIAFLFLFYEFFGVLTNLYGGWIGARYGLRLTLWVGTLLQIFALLMLVPVAESWPKLLSVVYVMVAQAISGIAKDLNKMSAKSAIKTVVPETPDDAQKGEKQLFKWVAILTGSKNALKGVGFFLGGVLLTALSFNAAVAWMAAGLALAFLVTLVLPGEIGKMKAKPAFSSLFSKSQGINVLSAARFFLFGARDVWFVVALPVFLEASLGWGFWEIGGFLGLWVIGYGIVQGTAPGLRRLWGQRESPGASAVQFWSAVLTAIPALIAIALLREVDVAVAIVGGLAAFGVVFAMNSSIHSYMVLAYTDEENVSLNVGFYYMANAAGRLVGTLLSGAVFLIGGTPSSGMQACLWTSSLLVFLSWFTSLRLPAVRRSAA from the coding sequence ATGAAGCTCTCCGCTCTGCAGCAGTACGGAATTGTGACGGCCAATTATTGGGCGTTCACCCTCACTGACGGCGCCTTGCGCATGTTGGTTGTGTTCCATTTTCACGAGCTCGGATACTCCACCCTCGAGATCGCCTTTCTATTTCTCTTTTATGAATTCTTCGGGGTTCTCACCAATCTCTATGGAGGCTGGATCGGAGCTCGTTATGGATTACGTCTCACCCTTTGGGTCGGGACGCTTCTGCAGATCTTTGCGTTGTTGATGCTGGTTCCCGTCGCGGAATCCTGGCCAAAGCTCCTGAGCGTGGTGTACGTAATGGTTGCTCAGGCGATCAGTGGGATTGCCAAGGATCTCAACAAGATGAGCGCCAAGAGCGCCATTAAAACGGTGGTTCCCGAAACCCCAGATGATGCTCAAAAAGGTGAGAAGCAATTATTTAAGTGGGTGGCGATCCTCACCGGTTCCAAAAATGCTCTCAAGGGGGTTGGTTTTTTCCTTGGCGGAGTTCTGCTCACAGCATTGAGTTTCAATGCTGCCGTGGCCTGGATGGCTGCAGGTCTGGCACTGGCTTTTCTCGTCACTCTGGTGTTGCCGGGCGAGATCGGAAAAATGAAGGCCAAGCCTGCGTTTTCGTCTCTGTTTTCGAAGAGCCAAGGCATCAATGTGCTTTCGGCCGCTCGTTTCTTTTTGTTCGGTGCCCGCGATGTGTGGTTTGTGGTGGCACTTCCGGTGTTTCTGGAAGCCTCCCTTGGCTGGGGGTTCTGGGAAATCGGCGGCTTCCTCGGCCTCTGGGTGATTGGTTACGGGATCGTGCAGGGCACAGCCCCCGGGCTGCGTCGCCTCTGGGGACAGCGTGAAAGTCCCGGGGCGTCTGCTGTGCAGTTTTGGAGTGCGGTTCTCACCGCAATTCCCGCGCTCATTGCCATCGCCCTTCTTCGTGAGGTTGATGTGGCGGTCGCGATCGTGGGCGGTTTGGCGGCTTTTGGAGTCGTCTTCGCGATGAACTCCTCGATTCACTCGTACATGGTGCTGGCTTACACCGATGAGGAGAACGTGAGCCTCAATGTGGGCTTCTATTACATGGCGAATGCGGCAGGCCGTCTGGTTGGAACCTTGCTTTCCGGTGCCGTGTTTCTGATCGGTGGAACTCCCTCCTCAGGGATGCAGGCCTGCCTCTGGACTTCATCTCTCCTTGTCTTCCTCTCGTGGTTCACCAGTCTGCGGCTTCCTGCTGTTCGGAGGTCGGCGGCTTAG
- a CDS encoding glutamine synthetase III, with the protein MPHPARLAALQAIQQRTPVDCAPAQPLEDIWASDVFTLARMKSALPKESYKAVRRVIRDGGRLDLDVADVVAQSMKDWAVSKGAHYYAHVFYPLTNSTAEKHDGFISPQGDGQAIHEFSGKLLVQGEPDGSSFPNGGIRSTFEARGYTAWDITSPAYLMRTPNGVTLCIPTVFVSWTGEALDKKTPLLRSNAAMNRQAQRLLRILGNVDVAPVNSSCGAEQEYFLVDTQFATLRPDLLLAGRTLFGAASPKGQQFDDHYFGAIPERVQVFMQDVENQLYRLGIPAKTRHNEVAPGQFEIAPVYEAANVATDHQQLIMSTLRSTAKRHGFTCLLHEKPFAGINGSGKHVNWSVGNSTQGNLLDPGHTPHDNLQFLLFCAAVIRGVHCNGPLLRAVVATAGNDHRLGANEAPPAIISVYLGQQLEKVFQQIQQGEVTGSSSGGVMCLGVDSLPEFPKDAGDRNRTSPFAFTGNRFEFRAVGSGQSVAGPLVAMNTVLADSLEWISDRLDAEMGSGQSLEQSAASVLRQIMELHGAVVFGGDGYSDAWHREATDDRGLENLRNTAEALPVLRREEVRSLFQRHGVISPVEMESRYEVYGEQYSLAIEVEAKVALSMVRTQISPAVQKHLSGLARSLQQQQALGLQPETRVLHQIALLHGRMDDHATALEGDLHQLHSGDTAAAMNHCAGVILPRLQQLREAVDGLEELVDDDRWPLPSYREMLFVR; encoded by the coding sequence ATGCCCCATCCCGCCCGTCTGGCTGCTCTTCAGGCCATCCAGCAGCGCACTCCTGTGGATTGTGCCCCTGCACAACCCCTTGAAGACATTTGGGCCAGCGATGTGTTCACGCTCGCAAGGATGAAGAGTGCTCTCCCAAAGGAGTCTTATAAGGCTGTTCGTCGAGTGATCCGTGATGGCGGGCGTCTCGATCTCGATGTGGCGGATGTCGTCGCTCAATCGATGAAGGACTGGGCTGTGTCCAAGGGCGCGCATTACTACGCCCACGTCTTTTATCCCCTCACCAACTCCACTGCGGAGAAGCACGACGGTTTCATCAGCCCGCAAGGTGATGGTCAGGCGATCCATGAGTTCTCAGGCAAGCTCCTCGTGCAGGGTGAACCTGATGGCAGCTCCTTCCCCAATGGAGGTATCCGTTCCACCTTTGAGGCCCGGGGGTACACGGCCTGGGACATCACCAGTCCGGCCTACCTAATGCGCACTCCCAATGGGGTGACGCTCTGCATTCCCACAGTGTTTGTGAGCTGGACAGGTGAGGCCCTCGACAAAAAGACACCGCTGCTCCGCTCGAATGCCGCCATGAACCGGCAGGCGCAGAGGCTGCTTCGCATCCTTGGCAATGTGGATGTGGCCCCTGTCAACAGCTCCTGTGGCGCCGAGCAGGAATATTTCCTGGTGGATACTCAGTTCGCCACCCTCAGGCCCGACCTCCTTCTCGCGGGTCGCACGCTGTTCGGCGCGGCATCACCCAAGGGGCAGCAATTCGATGATCACTATTTCGGTGCGATTCCGGAACGGGTGCAGGTGTTCATGCAGGACGTTGAAAATCAGCTTTACAGACTGGGAATTCCAGCCAAAACTCGACACAACGAAGTTGCGCCCGGTCAGTTCGAGATCGCGCCGGTTTATGAAGCCGCCAATGTCGCGACGGATCATCAGCAACTGATCATGTCGACGCTGCGCAGCACCGCTAAGCGTCATGGCTTCACCTGCCTGCTTCATGAGAAGCCCTTTGCTGGGATCAACGGGTCTGGGAAGCATGTGAACTGGTCGGTTGGCAACAGCACCCAGGGCAACCTTCTGGATCCCGGACATACTCCCCACGACAACCTTCAATTCCTGTTGTTCTGCGCCGCGGTCATCCGTGGTGTGCACTGCAATGGCCCTTTGTTGCGTGCTGTTGTGGCCACGGCAGGCAATGACCATCGCCTTGGCGCAAATGAAGCCCCTCCGGCGATTATTTCCGTTTATCTCGGACAGCAGCTGGAGAAGGTCTTTCAGCAGATTCAACAGGGCGAGGTCACAGGAAGCTCCAGTGGCGGAGTCATGTGTCTCGGTGTGGATTCTCTTCCTGAATTCCCCAAAGATGCCGGAGATCGCAACCGCACATCCCCCTTTGCCTTCACCGGAAACCGATTTGAGTTCCGAGCGGTTGGCTCCGGCCAGTCTGTTGCTGGCCCTCTTGTGGCCATGAATACTGTGTTGGCTGATTCTCTGGAATGGATCAGCGATCGCCTCGACGCTGAAATGGGCTCTGGCCAGAGTCTCGAACAGTCGGCGGCGTCAGTGCTCCGGCAGATCATGGAGTTGCATGGTGCCGTTGTGTTCGGCGGTGATGGCTATTCCGACGCGTGGCATCGGGAAGCGACCGATGATCGTGGCCTGGAAAATCTCCGCAATACCGCTGAAGCACTGCCGGTGCTGCGCCGGGAGGAGGTGAGAAGCCTGTTCCAGCGGCATGGGGTGATTTCACCTGTGGAGATGGAAAGCCGTTATGAGGTGTATGGAGAGCAGTATTCCCTCGCGATCGAAGTGGAGGCCAAGGTGGCTCTCTCCATGGTGCGTACGCAGATCAGTCCTGCTGTTCAGAAGCATCTGAGCGGTTTGGCACGCAGCCTTCAGCAGCAACAGGCTCTCGGACTTCAGCCTGAAACCCGTGTTCTTCACCAGATCGCTTTGCTGCACGGGCGTATGGACGACCATGCAACGGCTCTGGAAGGGGACTTGCATCAATTACATAGCGGAGACACCGCCGCAGCCATGAACCACTGCGCGGGTGTGATCCTTCCCCGTCTGCAGCAGTTGCGTGAGGCTGTGGATGGCTTGGAGGAACTCGTGGATGATGATCGCTGGCCCTTGCCCTCTTACCGGGAGATGCTCTTTGTTCGCTAA
- a CDS encoding DUF4335 domain-containing protein, with protein MLKQSFRYDQTAARLEVEGLPDFSANHGSNAIGILSSWRLTMIGAPEMEGQRDHLEALMASVIPYARLQLSGVGKVQGNDDGPVRIHPAEQGHQLELISSRSGVPPLTLQLDDADLADLVRCLDALRGDPRVRINWPPIVHTPLPKRELAERTPLHQRLAAPVLGAGTFMILGLAGLLVPIPNPDAPSQTENQTNSQESLISNPSQADGEP; from the coding sequence ATGCTGAAACAGTCCTTCCGATACGACCAGACCGCTGCACGCTTGGAAGTTGAGGGTCTTCCCGACTTTTCAGCTAACCATGGCAGCAATGCGATCGGAATTCTCTCCAGCTGGCGACTCACCATGATCGGTGCACCGGAAATGGAAGGACAACGGGACCATCTCGAAGCCCTCATGGCTTCAGTCATCCCTTATGCCCGTCTTCAGCTTTCAGGAGTAGGAAAAGTCCAGGGCAACGATGACGGCCCTGTGCGGATCCATCCCGCCGAGCAGGGGCACCAACTGGAACTGATTAGCAGTCGCAGTGGAGTGCCTCCTCTAACCCTTCAGCTCGATGACGCGGACCTTGCAGACCTGGTTCGCTGTCTCGATGCTTTGCGCGGCGATCCAAGGGTGCGTATCAATTGGCCTCCAATTGTTCATACCCCCCTACCAAAACGGGAATTAGCAGAGCGAACCCCTCTGCATCAACGCTTGGCTGCTCCTGTTCTCGGTGCCGGAACCTTCATGATCCTCGGACTTGCAGGCCTGCTCGTGCCCATTCCTAATCCTGATGCCCCCTCCCAGACAGAGAACCAGACGAATTCGCAGGAAAGTCTGATTAGCAATCCTTCACAAGCCGATGGAGAGCCTTGA
- a CDS encoding helix-turn-helix transcriptional regulator, which yields MTSSVDKVLNLDSDQAQSLLKALSDPLRLRILDQLSTGERCVCDLTEALTLSQSRLSFHLKVMKEAGLLGDRQSGRWVYYRIRTEALNALQGWLHELTRSCETPANSCSD from the coding sequence ATGACGTCCTCCGTGGACAAAGTGCTCAATTTGGATAGCGACCAAGCTCAGAGCCTGCTCAAAGCACTCTCAGACCCCCTGCGACTCCGCATACTCGATCAGCTGTCCACCGGCGAGCGCTGCGTGTGTGACCTAACAGAGGCTCTGACCTTGTCCCAGTCACGCCTTTCATTTCACCTCAAAGTCATGAAGGAAGCAGGTCTGCTAGGGGATCGTCAAAGCGGACGCTGGGTGTACTACCGCATTCGAACTGAAGCCCTGAACGCGCTGCAGGGATGGCTTCACGAGCTCACTCGCTCCTGCGAAACACCGGCCAACAGCTGCAGCGACTAA
- a CDS encoding mechanosensitive ion channel family protein, translating into MNVSHLLWTVLGGAAITLVLSYLLRRVLPQLTRKTKGDFDDLAISALADAVIPIGIIIILVLTEQDLGLASNLKVAYGVGLRTVVTIVMVRYANRVASRFLTIAARRSGGEELQQLLTSLLPLLRALVWIVGILALLQSLGVKMTVIWGLLSAGGIGIGLALKEPAQELFAYLMILLDKPFTLGQTIQSGSMTATVEKIGVRSTHLRSLRGELVVMNNSTLTENTIQNFAEMNQRRMIYSIGVTYDTTVEQMKAIPAMIEAIIAQQEHSTFSRCHFTEFGDSSLNFELAYYIDTRDYTVALNDQQAINLKIMQSFEDMGIEFAFPSQTVYLESDSGLNKES; encoded by the coding sequence ATGAACGTGAGTCATCTCCTCTGGACTGTTCTGGGCGGCGCAGCAATCACCTTGGTGCTGTCCTACCTATTGCGACGAGTTTTACCTCAACTCACTCGCAAAACAAAAGGCGATTTTGACGATTTAGCGATCAGCGCACTCGCGGATGCCGTCATCCCCATCGGCATCATCATCATCCTGGTTCTCACCGAGCAGGATCTTGGCCTAGCCAGCAACTTAAAGGTGGCCTATGGCGTCGGCCTGCGGACCGTCGTCACAATCGTGATGGTCCGCTACGCGAATCGAGTCGCCTCCCGATTCCTCACCATTGCCGCGAGGCGCTCTGGAGGGGAAGAGCTGCAACAGCTGCTCACAAGCCTTCTGCCTTTGCTTAGAGCTTTGGTGTGGATCGTCGGAATCTTGGCCCTCCTCCAAAGCCTGGGCGTGAAAATGACCGTGATCTGGGGTCTGCTCAGCGCCGGCGGCATTGGCATCGGCCTCGCCCTGAAAGAACCCGCCCAAGAACTTTTTGCTTACCTCATGATTCTTCTGGACAAGCCCTTCACTCTGGGGCAAACAATCCAGTCAGGATCGATGACGGCAACGGTGGAAAAGATTGGAGTTCGATCCACTCATTTACGAAGCCTGCGTGGTGAGCTTGTGGTGATGAACAACTCCACTCTCACGGAAAACACAATTCAGAATTTTGCTGAAATGAATCAGCGACGAATGATTTACTCCATTGGCGTCACATACGACACGACCGTGGAACAGATGAAAGCGATTCCGGCGATGATTGAAGCCATTATCGCCCAGCAGGAACACAGCACCTTCTCCCGTTGTCATTTCACTGAATTCGGAGACTCCAGCCTGAATTTCGAGCTTGCTTACTACATCGATACACGCGATTACACCGTCGCCCTCAATGATCAGCAGGCGATCAATCTCAAAATCATGCAATCCTTTGAAGATATGGGCATCGAATTCGCATTCCCGAGCCAAACCGTTTACCTGGAAAGCGATTCAGGGCTGAACAAGGAATCCTGA
- a CDS encoding EF-hand domain-containing protein, with protein sequence MMFSTPSLLIGASGLLIIPLTAVPVWSEARPVVNYGKRMEALFVRMDVNGDGRLESGEVKGVTYLERRLRRQDSRGFLRLDDLRPSTTHPSGQRLQQRFRQADRNDDGQLDRAECRSLPWLNRNFVSFDLDGNGGLTLEELWTVQRALAPRAPAP encoded by the coding sequence ATGATGTTTTCAACGCCATCACTGTTGATCGGGGCGAGTGGCCTTCTGATCATTCCACTGACTGCTGTCCCCGTGTGGTCTGAAGCCAGACCTGTCGTTAATTACGGCAAACGGATGGAGGCCCTGTTTGTGCGTATGGATGTGAATGGCGACGGCCGGTTGGAGTCAGGAGAGGTGAAGGGGGTGACTTACTTGGAACGCAGACTGCGACGGCAAGATTCGCGAGGCTTCCTGCGTCTGGATGATCTCAGGCCCTCAACGACGCATCCCAGTGGCCAGCGTCTGCAGCAACGCTTTCGTCAGGCAGACCGTAACGACGATGGTCAATTGGATCGAGCGGAATGTCGTTCTTTGCCTTGGCTGAACCGTAATTTCGTCAGCTTCGATCTCGATGGCAATGGAGGTCTGACTCTTGAGGAGCTTTGGACTGTTCAGCGCGCACTCGCTCCTCGAGCTCCAGCACCTTGA
- a CDS encoding thermonuclease family protein: MLWPSLLTTTAVADPHPRREVTVLTVNNGQEVLVDLQGEGRAVRLACIQAPLAEQKPWAERATAQLRRSLQPGSIVALELRARDVYGRVVARLINNGADVAAPLLRQGAVFAYDGYLGQCNDLDYDRFESTAKTAQLGIWSVPGGIKRPWNLIEASGGRLAP; this comes from the coding sequence ATGCTCTGGCCCTCGCTCCTAACAACGACTGCCGTTGCTGACCCTCATCCGCGTCGGGAGGTCACGGTTCTGACCGTGAATAATGGGCAAGAAGTTCTTGTGGATCTTCAGGGTGAAGGGCGGGCTGTCCGACTGGCCTGCATTCAGGCGCCGCTTGCTGAGCAGAAGCCCTGGGCGGAGCGTGCCACGGCCCAGCTTCGTCGCTCACTCCAGCCCGGAAGCATCGTCGCTCTCGAATTAAGGGCCAGGGATGTCTACGGCAGGGTTGTGGCGCGATTGATCAACAATGGGGCTGATGTGGCTGCTCCACTGCTGCGACAAGGTGCAGTGTTCGCCTACGACGGTTATTTGGGTCAGTGCAATGACCTCGACTATGACCGTTTTGAGAGCACTGCCAAAACAGCTCAGCTCGGGATCTGGAGCGTTCCAGGAGGTATCAAACGCCCGTGGAATCTGATTGAGGCGTCTGGTGGACGCCTTGCTCCCTGA
- a CDS encoding response regulator, translating into MGRSSMIWVVDDDPELRQMVGTYLIDQGYDVRSLSDVKQLEARLEFQRPDLVVLDLMMPGDDGLTALRRLRDAGDDLPVVMLTARGEGVDRIIGLEQGADDYLAKPFLPRELSARIEAVLRRRSSLPAGTPLAEGGDVVFGENVLDLAARTLSRDGKCVVITSGEFSLLAAFVQHPHRPLSRERLIELARGPGCDTDSRSMDVQVSRVRKLVEPDPTRPRYLQTVWGYGYVFVPDGQPRSR; encoded by the coding sequence ATGGGACGCTCCTCAATGATCTGGGTCGTCGACGATGATCCTGAGCTGCGCCAAATGGTGGGTACATACCTGATCGACCAGGGGTACGACGTGCGGAGCCTCAGCGACGTCAAGCAACTCGAGGCAAGGCTCGAGTTTCAGAGGCCTGATCTTGTCGTTCTCGATCTCATGATGCCAGGAGACGATGGTTTGACAGCCCTTCGCCGACTTCGCGATGCGGGAGACGACTTACCCGTCGTCATGTTGACGGCCCGCGGCGAAGGAGTCGACCGCATCATCGGCCTCGAACAGGGTGCTGATGACTATCTCGCCAAACCTTTTCTGCCAAGGGAACTCTCAGCGCGAATCGAAGCGGTTCTTCGGCGCCGCAGCTCTTTGCCGGCCGGCACCCCTCTGGCTGAGGGAGGGGATGTCGTCTTTGGCGAAAACGTTCTCGATTTGGCCGCCAGGACGCTAAGCCGCGATGGAAAGTGTGTGGTCATCACCAGCGGGGAATTCAGCCTGCTGGCCGCTTTCGTACAACACCCCCACCGTCCGCTCTCAAGAGAACGACTCATCGAGCTAGCTCGGGGGCCTGGTTGTGACACCGACAGCCGCAGCATGGATGTGCAGGTCTCCAGGGTGCGCAAACTGGTGGAACCTGACCCGACGCGCCCCCGCTACCTGCAGACCGTCTGGGGGTATGGCTATGTGTTCGTTCCTGATGGCCAGCCACGCTCTCGCTGA